One genomic region from Streptomyces sp. NBC_00582 encodes:
- the recD2 gene encoding SF1B family DNA helicase RecD2: MTDQAGASPAGERRLATLEGVLERITYANEENGYTVARVDTGRGAGDLLTVVGALLGAQVGESLRMEGRWGSHPQYGKQFTVENYTTVLPATVQGIRRYLGSGLVKGIGPVFADRITQHFGVDTLTVIEEEPKRLIEVPGLGPKRTKKIADAWEEQKAIKEVMLFLQTVEVSTSIAVRIYKKYGDASISVVKNQPYRLAADVWGIGFLTADKIAQSVGIPHDSPERVKAGLQYALSQSADQGHCYLPEERLIADAVKLLQVDTGLVIECLAELALPDEDTGESGVVREKVPGEHGEEVTAVYLVPFHRAELSLSAQVLRLLRTEEDRMPGFHEVAWEKALGWLKGRTGADLAPEQEAAVRLALTEKVAVLTGGPGCGKSFTVRSIVELARAKKAKVVLAAPTGRAAKRLAELTGAEASTVHRLLELKPGGDAAYDRDRPLDADLVVVDEASMLDLLLANKLVKAVPPGAHLLFVGDVDQLPSVGAGEVLRDLLADDSPVPAVRLTRVFRQAQQSGVVTNAHRINAGQHPVTDGMKDFFLFVEDDTEEAGRLTVDVAARRIPAKFGLDPRRDVQVLAPMHRGPAGAGTLNGLLQQAITPGRPDLAEKRFGGRVFRVGDKVTQIRNNYEKGKNGVFNGTVGVVTSLDPVDQRLTVLTDEDEEVPYEFDELDELAHAYAVTIHRSQGSEYPAVVIPVTTGAWMMLQRNLLYTAVTRAKRLVVLVGSRKAIGQAVRTVSAGRRCTALDFRLAGR, from the coding sequence ATGACCGATCAGGCGGGGGCCTCCCCGGCGGGGGAGCGGCGGCTCGCGACGCTGGAAGGCGTGCTCGAACGCATCACGTACGCCAACGAGGAGAACGGCTACACGGTGGCCCGGGTCGACACCGGCCGGGGCGCCGGCGATCTGCTCACCGTCGTGGGCGCGCTGCTCGGCGCCCAGGTCGGCGAGTCGCTGCGGATGGAGGGCCGCTGGGGCTCGCATCCGCAGTACGGCAAGCAGTTCACCGTGGAGAACTACACCACCGTCCTGCCGGCCACCGTCCAGGGCATCCGCCGCTACCTGGGATCCGGCCTGGTCAAGGGCATCGGCCCGGTCTTCGCCGACCGCATCACCCAGCACTTCGGCGTCGACACCCTGACGGTCATCGAGGAGGAGCCGAAGCGCCTGATCGAGGTCCCCGGCCTCGGCCCGAAGCGCACGAAGAAGATCGCCGACGCCTGGGAGGAGCAGAAGGCGATCAAGGAGGTCATGCTGTTCCTCCAGACCGTCGAGGTGTCCACCTCCATCGCGGTCCGGATCTACAAGAAGTACGGCGACGCGTCGATCTCCGTCGTGAAGAATCAGCCGTACCGGCTGGCCGCCGACGTCTGGGGCATCGGCTTCCTCACCGCCGACAAGATCGCCCAGTCGGTCGGCATCCCGCACGACAGCCCGGAGCGCGTGAAGGCGGGTCTGCAGTACGCGCTGTCCCAGTCCGCCGACCAGGGCCACTGCTATCTCCCCGAGGAGCGGCTGATCGCCGACGCGGTCAAGCTGCTCCAGGTCGACACCGGCCTGGTCATCGAGTGCCTGGCCGAACTGGCCCTGCCGGACGAGGACACCGGCGAGTCGGGCGTCGTACGGGAGAAGGTGCCCGGTGAGCACGGCGAGGAGGTCACCGCGGTCTATCTCGTTCCCTTCCACCGCGCCGAACTCTCCCTCTCCGCCCAGGTGCTGCGCCTGCTGCGCACGGAGGAGGACCGGATGCCCGGATTCCACGAGGTGGCGTGGGAGAAGGCGCTGGGCTGGCTGAAGGGCCGTACCGGCGCCGATCTCGCGCCCGAGCAGGAGGCGGCCGTGCGGCTCGCGCTGACCGAGAAGGTCGCCGTGCTCACCGGCGGCCCCGGCTGCGGCAAGTCCTTCACCGTGCGCTCGATCGTGGAGCTGGCCCGCGCCAAGAAGGCCAAGGTGGTGCTGGCCGCGCCCACCGGCCGCGCCGCCAAGCGCCTGGCCGAGCTGACGGGCGCCGAGGCGTCCACGGTCCACCGGCTGCTGGAGCTCAAGCCCGGCGGCGACGCGGCCTACGACCGGGACCGCCCGCTCGACGCCGACCTGGTCGTCGTCGACGAGGCGTCGATGCTGGATCTGCTCCTGGCCAACAAGCTGGTGAAGGCCGTGCCGCCGGGCGCCCACCTGCTGTTCGTCGGGGACGTCGACCAGCTCCCGAGCGTCGGTGCGGGCGAGGTGCTGCGCGATCTGCTCGCCGACGACAGCCCGGTCCCGGCCGTGCGCCTCACGCGCGTGTTCCGTCAGGCCCAGCAGTCCGGCGTGGTGACGAACGCCCACCGGATCAACGCCGGGCAGCATCCGGTGACCGACGGCATGAAGGACTTCTTCCTGTTCGTCGAGGACGACACCGAGGAGGCCGGCCGGCTCACCGTGGACGTGGCCGCCCGCCGTATCCCGGCGAAGTTCGGCCTGGACCCGCGCCGGGACGTGCAGGTGCTCGCGCCCATGCACCGCGGCCCGGCCGGCGCCGGCACGCTCAACGGCCTGCTCCAGCAGGCCATCACCCCCGGCCGGCCCGACCTGGCGGAGAAGCGGTTCGGCGGCCGGGTCTTCCGTGTCGGCGACAAGGTCACGCAGATCCGCAACAATTACGAGAAGGGGAAGAACGGTGTCTTCAACGGCACCGTGGGCGTGGTCACCTCGCTCGATCCGGTCGACCAGCGCCTCACGGTACTGACGGACGAGGACGAGGAGGTTCCCTACGAGTTCGACGAACTGGACGAACTGGCCCACGCGTACGCGGTGACGATCCACCGTTCACAGGGAAGTGAATATCCCGCCGTGGTGATCCCCGTCACCACGGGAGCATGGATGATGCTCCAGCGGAACCTGTTGTATACGGCCGTCACCCGCGCGAAGCGTCTCGTCGTCCTCGTCGGCTCGCGCAAGGCGATCGGCCAGGCGGTGCGCACGGTCTCGGCGGGCCGCCGCTGTACGGCCCTCGATTTCCGGCTTGCGGGCCGGTGA
- a CDS encoding citrate synthase, translating to MSDNSVVLRYGDGEYTYPVIDSTVGDKGFDIGKLRAQTGLVTLDSGYGNTAAYKSAITYLDGEQGILRYRGYPIEQLAERSTFLEVAYLLINGELPTVDELSVFKNDITQHTLLHEDVKNFYKGFPRDAHPMAMLSSVVSALSTFYQDSHNPFDEKQRNLSTIRLLAKLPTIAAYAYKKSIGHPFVYPRNDLGYVENFLRMTFSVPAQEYELDPVVVSALDKLLILHADHEQNCSTSTVRLVGSSQANMFASISAGINALWGPLHGGANQSVLEMLEGIQAGGGDVDSFISKVKNKEDGVRLMGFGHRVYKSFDPRAKIIKAAAHDVLSALGKSDELLDIALKLEEHALSDDYFVSRNLYPNVDFYTGLIYRAMGFPTEMFTVLFALGRLPGWIAQWHEMIKEPGSRIGRPRQIYTGVVERDFVPVEER from the coding sequence GTGAGCGACAACTCTGTAGTACTGCGGTACGGCGACGGCGAGTACACCTACCCGGTGATCGACAGCACCGTCGGCGACAAGGGCTTCGACATCGGGAAGCTCCGCGCCCAGACCGGTCTGGTGACCCTGGACAGCGGCTACGGCAACACCGCCGCCTATAAATCCGCCATCACGTACCTCGACGGCGAGCAGGGCATCCTCCGGTACCGCGGCTACCCGATCGAGCAGCTCGCGGAGCGGTCGACCTTCCTGGAGGTCGCCTACCTGCTGATCAACGGCGAGCTGCCGACGGTCGACGAGCTGAGCGTCTTCAAGAACGACATCACGCAGCACACCCTGCTGCACGAGGACGTCAAGAACTTCTACAAGGGCTTCCCGCGCGACGCCCACCCGATGGCGATGCTGTCCTCGGTGGTCTCCGCGCTGTCCACCTTCTACCAGGACAGCCACAACCCGTTCGACGAGAAGCAGCGCAACCTCTCCACGATCCGTCTGCTCGCCAAGCTTCCGACGATCGCCGCGTACGCGTACAAGAAGTCGATCGGTCACCCGTTCGTCTACCCGCGCAACGACCTCGGTTACGTCGAGAACTTCCTGCGGATGACCTTCTCGGTCCCGGCGCAGGAGTACGAGCTGGACCCGGTCGTCGTCTCCGCCCTGGACAAGCTCCTCATCCTGCACGCGGACCACGAGCAGAACTGTTCGACCTCCACGGTCCGCCTCGTCGGCTCGTCCCAGGCGAACATGTTCGCCTCCATCTCGGCCGGCATCAACGCCCTCTGGGGCCCGCTGCACGGCGGCGCCAACCAGTCCGTGCTGGAGATGCTCGAGGGCATCCAGGCGGGCGGCGGCGATGTCGACTCCTTCATCTCCAAGGTGAAGAACAAGGAGGACGGCGTCCGCCTGATGGGCTTCGGCCACCGGGTGTACAAGTCCTTCGACCCGCGCGCCAAGATCATCAAGGCGGCGGCGCACGATGTCCTCTCGGCGCTCGGCAAGTCCGACGAGCTGCTGGACATCGCCCTGAAGCTCGAGGAGCACGCGCTCTCCGACGACTACTTCGTCTCGCGCAACCTGTACCCGAACGTGGACTTCTACACGGGTCTGATCTACCGCGCGATGGGCTTCCCGACCGAGATGTTCACGGTGCTGTTCGCCCTCGGCCGCCTTCCGGGCTGGATCGCCCAGTGGCACGAGATGATCAAGGAGCCCGGCTCCCGCATCGGTCGCCCCCGCCAGATCTACACCGGCGTGGTCGAGCGCGACTTCGTGCCGGTCGAAGAGCGCTGA
- a CDS encoding heavy metal translocating P-type ATPase translates to MTSSTATEAPIAAPTTEVELLIGGMTCASCASRVERKLNRMDGVTATVNYATEKAKVSYPPGTEVADLIATVVKTGYTAEEPVRAEPEPADDGEDPELSALRHRLLVSVLLSAPVVLLAMVPSLQFDFWQWLSLTLAAPVVVWGAWPIHRAAWTNLRHGTATMDTLVSVGTLAAFGWSLWALFLGDAGMPGMRHPFELTVSRTDGASAIYLEVAAGVTAFILLGRYLEARSKRQAGAALRALMELGAKDVSVLRDGRETRIPADRLAVGDRFVVRPGEKIATDGTVVEGVSAVDASMLTGESVPVDVGPGGLVTGATVNAGGRLVVEATRVGADTRLARMARLVEDAQNGKAEVQRLTDRIAGVFVPVVLVIATATFGGWLGATGDTVAAFTAAVAVLIIACPCALGLATPTALLVGTGRGAQLGILIKGPEVLESTRRVDTVVLDKTGTVTTGRMTLQDVHVADGTDETELLRLAGALEHASEHPVARAVAAGAEERTGEPPLAAEHFENVPGRGVRGRVEGREVAVGRLFEDLPRELARAKDEAERGGRTAVVVGWDGQARGILVVADAIKETSAEAVRELRALGLTPVLLTGDNRAVAEAVAEAVGIDEVIAEVLPEDKVDVVRRLQGEGRVVAMVGDGVNDAAALATADLGLAMGTGTDAAIEASDLTLVRGDLRVAADAIRLSRRTLATIKGNLVWAFGYNVAALPLAAAGLLNPMIAGATMAFSSVFVVTNSLRLRTFD, encoded by the coding sequence ATGACGAGCAGCACCGCCACCGAAGCGCCGATAGCCGCCCCGACCACCGAGGTCGAACTGCTGATCGGCGGGATGACCTGCGCCTCCTGCGCGTCCCGCGTGGAGAGGAAACTCAACCGGATGGACGGCGTGACCGCGACGGTCAACTACGCCACCGAGAAGGCCAAGGTCAGCTATCCCCCGGGGACCGAGGTAGCCGATCTGATCGCGACCGTCGTCAAGACGGGGTACACCGCCGAGGAACCCGTCCGCGCCGAGCCCGAACCGGCGGACGACGGCGAGGACCCCGAACTCTCGGCCCTGCGGCACCGGCTCCTCGTCTCCGTCCTCCTCTCGGCGCCCGTCGTGCTGCTCGCGATGGTCCCGTCGCTCCAGTTCGACTTCTGGCAGTGGCTCTCGCTGACGCTCGCCGCGCCCGTCGTCGTCTGGGGGGCCTGGCCGATCCACCGGGCCGCCTGGACGAACCTGCGGCACGGCACCGCGACCATGGACACGCTCGTCTCCGTGGGCACGCTGGCCGCCTTCGGCTGGTCGCTGTGGGCGCTGTTCCTCGGGGACGCGGGCATGCCCGGTATGCGGCACCCGTTCGAGCTCACCGTCTCCCGCACGGACGGCGCCTCCGCGATCTATCTCGAGGTCGCCGCCGGAGTCACCGCGTTCATCCTGCTCGGCCGCTATCTGGAGGCCCGCTCCAAGCGGCAGGCGGGGGCGGCGCTCAGGGCGCTGATGGAGCTGGGCGCCAAGGACGTCTCCGTGCTGCGCGACGGGCGGGAGACCCGGATCCCGGCCGACCGGCTGGCGGTGGGGGACCGGTTCGTCGTACGGCCCGGGGAGAAGATCGCCACCGACGGCACGGTCGTCGAGGGCGTCTCGGCGGTCGACGCGTCGATGCTGACCGGTGAGTCCGTCCCGGTGGACGTCGGACCGGGCGGCCTCGTCACCGGCGCGACCGTGAACGCCGGCGGGCGGCTCGTCGTCGAGGCGACCCGGGTCGGCGCCGACACCCGGCTCGCCCGGATGGCACGGCTCGTCGAGGACGCGCAGAACGGCAAGGCCGAGGTGCAGCGGCTCACCGACCGGATCGCGGGGGTGTTCGTGCCCGTGGTGCTGGTCATCGCGACCGCCACCTTCGGCGGCTGGCTCGGCGCCACCGGGGACACCGTCGCCGCGTTCACCGCGGCCGTCGCCGTGCTGATCATCGCCTGCCCGTGCGCGCTCGGCCTCGCCACCCCCACGGCCCTCCTCGTCGGCACCGGGCGCGGCGCCCAGCTCGGCATCCTCATCAAGGGACCCGAGGTCCTGGAGTCCACCCGCCGCGTCGACACCGTCGTCCTCGACAAGACCGGCACCGTCACCACCGGCCGGATGACCCTCCAGGACGTCCATGTCGCGGACGGCACGGACGAGACCGAACTGCTGCGGCTCGCGGGCGCCCTGGAGCACGCCTCCGAGCACCCGGTCGCCCGTGCGGTGGCCGCGGGCGCCGAGGAGCGGACCGGGGAACCGCCCCTGGCCGCCGAACACTTCGAGAACGTGCCCGGGCGGGGCGTACGAGGGCGCGTGGAGGGGCGCGAGGTGGCCGTGGGGCGGCTCTTCGAGGACCTTCCGCGGGAGCTGGCCCGCGCCAAGGACGAGGCCGAGCGGGGCGGTCGTACGGCCGTCGTCGTCGGCTGGGACGGACAGGCGCGCGGGATCCTCGTGGTCGCCGACGCGATCAAGGAGACCAGCGCCGAGGCGGTACGGGAACTGCGCGCGCTGGGGCTCACCCCGGTGCTGCTGACCGGCGACAACCGGGCGGTGGCCGAGGCGGTCGCGGAGGCCGTCGGGATCGACGAGGTGATCGCCGAGGTGCTGCCCGAGGACAAGGTCGACGTCGTACGGCGGCTGCAGGGCGAGGGGCGGGTCGTCGCGATGGTCGGCGACGGCGTCAACGACGCGGCCGCCCTCGCCACCGCCGATCTGGGGCTGGCCATGGGCACCGGGACGGACGCGGCGATCGAGGCGAGCGATCTGACGCTGGTGCGCGGGGACCTGCGGGTGGCGGCGGACGCCATCCGGCTGTCCCGGCGGACCCTCGCCACGATCAAGGGAAATCTCGTATGGGCGTTCGGATACAACGTGGCCGCGCTGCCGCTGGCCGCCGCCGGACTGCTCAACCCGATGATCGCGGGGGCGACGATGGCCTTCTCCTCGGTGTTCGTCGTGACGAACAGTCTCAGGTTGCGCACCTTTGACTGA
- a CDS encoding heavy-metal-associated domain-containing protein — translation MTAQTDTAGSVTTVYQVTGMSCGHCEGAVSGEISELPGVTSVKAVAATGEVTVVSATDLDDEAVRAAVDEAGFELAGRA, via the coding sequence ATGACCGCTCAGACCGACACCGCGGGCTCCGTCACCACCGTCTACCAGGTGACCGGCATGAGCTGCGGCCACTGTGAGGGCGCCGTCTCCGGCGAGATCTCGGAACTGCCCGGGGTCACCTCGGTCAAGGCGGTCGCCGCCACCGGCGAGGTGACCGTCGTCTCCGCGACCGACCTCGACGACGAGGCCGTCCGCGCGGCCGTCGACGAGGCCGGTTTCGAGCTGGCCGGCCGGGCCTGA
- a CDS encoding PrsW family intramembrane metalloprotease encodes MTHSPPPGAPRARIPGPQQPPPSSPRIRPGLWKRCLGGGLLLWALTALVTYATADTTLLPTLILLGSFLVPVSFVLWAYERHGRNLGVGLILGCFLTGGTLGVLGASAMESHLLHPSLWMFVGVGLIEEAAKLGALMFVLRRQTRLRGLRAGVVLGAAVGFGFAALESAGYAFDAAVSTVGVDLGALLETEILRGVLAPLGHGLWTAVAGGVLLEYRRPNGRFPFAAPVVGTYAGVALLHALWDSTHGIAIWLVARMTAGGLDRRLFAEGYLPRPTTEQQHLFTLFSVGGTALVALFGVAWVRSLARQDPSWRNTP; translated from the coding sequence GTGACCCACTCTCCGCCGCCCGGCGCTCCCCGGGCGCGCATCCCCGGACCGCAGCAACCCCCTCCGTCGTCCCCGCGGATCCGGCCCGGGCTGTGGAAGCGCTGCCTGGGCGGCGGGCTGCTGCTGTGGGCGCTCACCGCACTGGTCACCTACGCCACGGCCGACACCACCCTGCTGCCGACCCTGATCCTGCTCGGCAGTTTCCTCGTCCCGGTCTCCTTCGTGCTGTGGGCGTACGAGCGGCACGGCCGCAACCTGGGCGTCGGCCTGATCCTGGGCTGCTTCCTGACCGGCGGCACGCTGGGGGTGCTGGGCGCTTCGGCGATGGAGTCCCATCTGCTGCACCCCTCGCTGTGGATGTTCGTCGGCGTGGGGCTGATCGAGGAGGCGGCGAAGCTCGGCGCGCTGATGTTCGTGCTGCGCCGGCAGACCCGGCTGCGCGGGCTGCGGGCGGGGGTGGTGCTGGGCGCGGCCGTCGGCTTCGGCTTCGCGGCCCTGGAGAGCGCCGGATACGCCTTCGACGCGGCCGTCTCGACCGTCGGCGTCGATCTCGGCGCGCTGCTCGAGACCGAGATCCTGCGCGGTGTGCTCGCCCCGCTCGGACACGGGCTGTGGACGGCGGTCGCGGGTGGGGTCCTCCTGGAGTACCGGCGGCCGAACGGGCGCTTCCCGTTCGCCGCGCCCGTCGTCGGCACGTATGCCGGCGTCGCGCTGCTGCACGCTCTGTGGGACTCCACACACGGGATCGCGATCTGGCTGGTGGCCCGCATGACCGCCGGCGGTCTGGACAGGCGGCTCTTCGCCGAGGGGTACCTGCCCCGGCCGACCACGGAACAGCAGCATCTGTTCACGCTGTTCTCGGTCGGCGGAACGGCGCTGGTGGCCCTGTTCGGGGTGGCCTGGGTGCGCTCGCTGGCACGCCAGGACCCTTCTTGGAGAAATACCCCCTAG
- a CDS encoding TetR/AcrR family transcriptional regulator yields the protein MPENQAKEQPRRRQARGERRIAQLLEAAATVFTTTGYTAASTNAIAREAGVSPGTLYQFFPNKEAIAIELGDRLMHQMREAYGEALAPVDPATPLEEAVGAAVDRFIAFNCDHPVFFALMHGPDIPGLISEEHDALHATLLARIEGLLASLLPDAPPADLTRTAHMCLGLYKAGLELVLGHEGAEREAYVQELKSVLIRYLQPLVGDRLGRTPATTPTS from the coding sequence GTGCCCGAGAACCAGGCGAAGGAACAGCCGCGCCGCCGTCAGGCGCGCGGGGAGCGGCGCATCGCGCAGCTGCTGGAGGCCGCGGCCACCGTGTTCACCACCACCGGCTACACCGCCGCCAGCACCAACGCGATCGCCCGTGAGGCCGGCGTCTCCCCCGGCACGCTGTACCAGTTCTTCCCGAACAAGGAAGCGATCGCCATCGAGCTGGGCGACCGGCTCATGCACCAGATGCGGGAGGCCTACGGCGAGGCGCTCGCCCCGGTCGACCCGGCCACTCCGCTGGAGGAGGCGGTCGGCGCGGCCGTCGACCGGTTCATCGCCTTCAACTGCGACCACCCGGTGTTCTTCGCCCTGATGCACGGCCCCGACATCCCCGGCCTCATCAGCGAGGAGCACGACGCGCTCCACGCGACGCTGCTCGCCCGTATCGAGGGGCTGCTCGCATCGCTCCTGCCCGACGCCCCGCCCGCCGACCTCACCCGCACCGCCCACATGTGCCTCGGCCTGTACAAGGCGGGCCTGGAGCTGGTCCTCGGCCATGAGGGCGCCGAGCGCGAGGCGTACGTCCAGGAGCTGAAGAGCGTCCTGATCCGCTACCTCCAGCCACTGGTCGGCGACCGCCTCGGCCGGACCCCCGCGACCACCCCCACCTCGTAG